GTTAGTATGTGCCACATTACAGAAAAAACCAAACAACAAAAGAAACCCtaatttaggatttttttttctcaCCATTTACTGACAAATATAACTATATTGATAACATTTAAGTGCTTTCAATcttgaaaataataaataacaTGAAATATATACCAGATAAGAGTCAGAAGCAACATCTAGAAAATACATGTACATAAACAAGTTCTAACACATAAGGATAATGAATTAGATGTAAAACTGAAATATGTACCTGCTTATACCACCAAATGATCGGTGAGTATATGACAAGTGGATTTGGTTCCTTGATGTGATGAAACTGTAGATCAATATGTACATCTGCAGGCCTGTGGTATCTGATATTGGGGTAGTAGTCATTATGATGAACAAGCCACATGGTAGGAGATACCTGGGCCAAGTATGACTGTCAGACTGTGGCAGAGGTGCAACTCTCACCATTGTACTGTTGCGTATTGTATGATGTATCTGACTTTGAACAAAAAAATACCAATTGTTCTTATGCATCTGGCCATGAGATTTGCTATAGCAGGAAGGCTGTGAATAAGATGAACTCCTATTGGGCCAACATCTTAGGGGCTCTCTCATCTGCTTGTACTCATCAActaccttttccttttctttatcatTGCAGCCATAAACAAGTTGTGTGGATCTTCACAATCCATATCTTGGATGACATGAGTAAAATACTGTTCCTTGATCCATGTTCCATCCACTTGAGTAGTAGGAACGAGAGATTGACCACCCTAACCATGATCATCGGTGGATGCACTACTGCGCACATCATTACTATCTTTGGATTCTTTGCAGACCTCACAAAGTGCGGACTGCAAGCGAGGTGTCTCACCATCCTACTGAACTTGTTGCTTGTCAGTTGCATCCAATGGATCAATTGTCTGCGAAATTCAAATCTTCCATTGCTGCAAAAGGAATGAGACTGAGTGAGAGAGGCTATCTGAGAGGGAGAGTAAGAAGATGAAAGAAGTAGGGGACAAGTTGCCAAAGAACTCACAACGTGTCTCTTTGGCTAAGGTCACGGGGTCTAGGGTCACTATGGAGTATGCTTACCAGTCACCTCTGTTTATTGACCTGTTAATGGCCCTATATGAGAGCTGAATCATCCTGTCGGGCTTGGTCCATGTCCTGACAGTCGACCTGACCAGTAATTACCCTTGTACTGTATCAGTCCAATTTGTTTTGCAAACCATGAAATTGGTATTGGTTAAGTATTGATTGATAGGTTCTGAACAAGACCTTACATATTCTTAATGATCCATGCTTGGATTGGTAAATACTTGTTAGCACATACTGATCCAAGTGTTATATTTGATATATATGAGTTGGTATGCTGTGTATAAGCCTTCATCAATGCTTAATGGTCCAAGCTTGGACCAACGAATACAAATTGATACTTACTGGTGCAAATGGTATTTTAAACCATGTTGTGGATGGAGGAATCATGATTCTGTAAACAACATATATCAATAACCAGCATAGATTATCAAGTGAAAGTACCTGCTTTGTTGTATCTAAAAGATGAAGGATATTGTTTTATTCAATAAAGCacttttttcttcttgaaaaatattatttatctccTACAATCCAAAATGCTCATTCTACTCTTATGAATAAGAGAGTATTTTTGTGTACCATAGCACACTCTCACTATTATGTTGGGGATGATATGAGTGGGCAGCAACATGGTAATAAAATACCAATTATACCTGATTTGTTATTTTACTGTAATTCCATTGAATCAAACATTTCACTTGGAGCTTATGATTTTCTCTTTCCTTATTAGGTTAGATTATCAAATTTTCTAGTTGTGGGTGAAGCATAAAGACCTATTCAATTTTTTTAAACATCCTACTGCATTGAAATATTACTTGTCCTTACCTGTACCATGTCTTGCCTCTCTAAAATAACGATGATCTAATGTACAAGGCTCCTGCTAATGCAGGGTCTAGGGTGTTGTCAACTTATGCAACCTTATCTGCATAGTATAGCTATTTTTGTGATTCAAATCTTAGTCACCCGAGTTGATTAATTGTACTGTGGTGCCAAGGCTTGCCTCACCTGTCTTGCACTCATAATGTTATTTTCAATTGTATTTTGATTCTACATGACATTATGGTTTCAATTCCATGATATTTTTTAGCTTTTCCAAAATTATTTGTTAATGGAGAATATACAGCTTTTCTGAGTTAGTTCTGATAGAATTTTTATTAGTTGATTGTGGTGTGACACTAGTGTACAATCAAGTTATTCAAAATATCACATTATCTAACCCAACTGTTACTGCAGGTTCTCTGTCTGAATGGAAGGGGATTCTTATAAGACATTGTGGTTTCATTCTAGATATGTTTACTTTAGCAATGGTGCTAGGTCATTACTTAATGACCTGGTGGCTTCATGGCATGGCATTTCATCTAGTGGATGTTGTTCTTTTCCTGAACTCGCGTGTGAGTGTTAATTTCATACGGTTCCCCTTTCTATGGTATTAATATCTTTTCCATGGAAATTGTATACTGGCTGAGAAGTTCTTTTTTTAAATTGACGTTCACAGGCTCTTTTAAGTGCAATAATGAAGcgaatcaaaacatatatcaactTGTGGAAATCTCTTAGTTCCCTTGATGGAGCATTACCTGATGCTTCATACGAGGAACTTTGTGCCTATGATGATGACTGTGCAATATGCAGAGTAAGTTGTTTAAATGTTCCTTTGACTTGTTTAGTTATTAATTTCTAGCAGGATGATTAATTATAAGAGATGCAGGGACCAATGGCCAGGGCTAAAAAACTGTGGTGCAATCATCTATTCCATCTTGTGTGTTTGAGATCTTGGTATGATCTATGTGCCTTGCTCAATAATGAAGTCTTTTTCTTACATGCTGTCTATGGTTCAGCATCTCGATGATTTTATTTTGTGCTGTTCAATACTTGAATCATCACAATCTATAGAGCTGTTTTGATATGCCAATGTAGCCAGGTCAATTTTCTTTCCTATTCAGGCTAGCTTTGGAGTATTTTGAATGGTACTTAAAACACATTTTCTTTTAAAGGCAATAATATTCCCCTATGCCATGAAACAacaataccatcatttgaataaatGAATTATGGCCAAGTGAAATATGTTAGTGTATACACGTGTATTCTGTATCCATGTGTGCTTGAACACATGCACATGCATCAAGATTCCACATATCGCCTGGACCAGTGCATACTGAGTGGTGCATATTGGTCTGCAGCGAATTGAGGTGTGGATCACTCAAAACCAGGCAGTTTGCAAGTGGGGCAGGCTTGTCTTGTCCTATCCACCTCTTGTCCCTCTCCAAAGGTCTTTTGAGTTGTGTCAGAAATGAAAGATTCTTTTGAGCTTTTATCCCTCTTTTAGGTCATAATAACATGCAACACGCTCGTGTATTTGGCTATCATGCTAAGGAAAAAGAGACATCACAATTGATTGATCCACTTGACGAAATTGACTAGGCACAATTTCAATCTGGTGATGAGACATCTTCTCCCTTATAGTCTGTTGTTCATAAGGTCTGTGTATATAGTAGCCATGCAAATAGCAGTGCTTTGCTTTGACTGATGATCATGGTTAGGACGACCAATCTTATGTTCCACTTGCCTTGTTTATGGCTATGAAGAAAGGGAAAGTTTGTTATCACTTTTGATTCATACAAGGATTTGAGATGAAGTCTACATGAGGTTCCTGGATGTAGTGGCAATGCGAATAGTAGTGCTTTGATCGATAATCATTGTCAGGACGATTAAACTTATGTCCCCATGACTTAGATACATACTTATGGTGTGTGGATCGAAGAGCAGTTTCTTAGTCATCTCACCTACAATGCGGACCATGGAGCATGATGATCCACATGTTTGTTTATTGCtataaagaaaaaaggaaaatatactgtTGTCGCTTTTGATTCATACCTGGATATGAGATGAAGTCTACATGATGCCGAATCAAGCAACAATTCCTCATATTTTTAGCCTTCCTATTTTTGTAAATTTTATAGCCAGTCGATTATATGATAATAGTTGGTCATTATTTTCAGAGTCAGATGCATCTTACAACACATGGTAATAGTATAACGATGAATGTCACAACTTAGGCACACTATGTCCTACACAATTATAACAACtatatttgttgatgataaagaaaagggGAAATTCATTGTTATTGGTCTAATGTTGTGGAATGACAAAGGATAGATTTCTTCTTCCACTCACATAACCCTGGAAGTTTGCGGTGTTAACAACCATCCAAAAGTGAATGGATTAGCTTGAGTTAAGAATGATTTAAATTAGGTCATTTAGTCCTAAACGTGACTGGCCCAACTCTCCTGATCCCTAAGGTGTAATATACAAATAAATTTTATTACTAATTACTCTATTCTCATTCTACTTTACCTGCATTTTTACTCATTGCATGTGACCACACATTACTTATTTCCTTGTATCAGCTAGGTTTAGTGATTTTCTGATCCTAAATATGTTGTCATGCTACAATAGTGTTGATTGCTGATGCTTGTTATATTGTTGCATTATCTTGTTCATTTTGTTTTGGGAGGATATAGTTTCACAATTTAGTTCTGAAGTTGCACTACTTAGCTCCTTATGTATGATAGTAGTCCCTCTTCAACATTTGTAATGTTAGTGCTGTTCATTAATGATAGGTTATTAGTTTTTGCCTTTGATCATACTCCCTTTACATTGGATAACATTCCAGGTTGGACCAGGGTTTGACTGAGATGTATTCTTGCCCTATATGTTGGAGGCCTCTTTTTGTTTCTAGTCCTCGAGGCCACACAAGGTCCATTTCTGGGAATGGAACAGATGACCTGCAACTTCCTGAATATTTAAATTTAGGAATGAACCTACAGACAGTTCCTGATCATGCGTCACCTCTGGGAGCATCTCCAAACCACCAACAGAATGCTTCAGATACAATCTGGAGGTTTGTTTCGTTGCATCTTTATGCTCATTGTATGTTACTTCTCACGGAAAGCAATATTTGTGATCATAATACCCTACTTGGTTGCAACTTTTACACCCTGCTGCCGAAGATATGCTGGCATTGTATGTTTCCAAATGGCACATGGCATGGGCTAGCATGAACTCTGCCTGCCAACTTCTTAATTGTATGACATCATGTTGGGGGCACCATGTTGACCTGCTTCCAACTGGCCATGTCAACATTATCCTGAGATGGCATTTTGCTAAAGTTGTCAACCCCTGACCATCAACCCCAGTGAAACTTCTCTATCATTATCCTGGGACGATATTTAGCTAAAGTTGCTGTACCATTATTTCACTGGCCATATTAGAAGTCCGTAGAATTTGGAAACAAAAATTGTCTTACTAGGTGGTGAAGGAAAGGAGTTAGCCTATCTTTGGGAGTCTCATCCTTCTTTGTGCCACCCTATATTGAACCATGCTCTTCCTTAGTGGTGCAGGGTAGCTGCATCTGATTCCAGTTGGGCACCTCCATTGGCGAATCAAGGAATGGCTGGTGCTGGTACATCAAGTTCCGTCAGACCAGTAGGATATGGTGGGGTTCAGATGATGATGAGGCAGCTAGCATCTGTTAGTGAAAACTTTGCCCATGGTTCTCTAGATAATGATGCTTGGACTCCATGGCCTTCTCAGCATACCTCAATGCCTTCTCTTCCTTCATCTTCTTCCCTCAGGATGAACAGAAATGCAACTGGTCTACATATTAGGAATACTTCACCCTCTGTAAACAATATGTCCGAGTTACTCGCTATGGTAGATATAGTACGCGAGGTTTTGCCACATATTCCAGATGAACTTATTGTACAGGTATTTTCATTGTTGTGTTTCATTCCTGATTTCCAATGAGACTGGATATCATTGATGTCTTCTTTTGGCATCCTTTTTTGCAGAATCTCCTGAGAACCAACAACATCGACATTACTGTCAATAATCTTATGCAATAGCCCTAGTGGCATCCCAGTAAATATATGTCATAGCATGTATCAAGGTCTGTCCAAGTTTTGTATATCACAGTGCCATATATAGTCAAATGCAACAAGTGGTCTACACACTCTGCAAGAATCTCGATTGTACTTCACGTTTCAATGTCTCTACTTGTAAGATACGCCCAGTATCCAtaaggaaaaagaaattttcgTCGAGGAGAATAAGCTTGCTGGAATTTTTGTTTCTTCCTTCTAGTGTAAGATGTCTTTGGCCCCATTCACATTGCAGCATTCTTTGAGCAACGTGCATAGCATCCTATTTGTGGTATTCTTTAGAATCTTTAATTTTCATCTGTTCTATTAGAAGAGTCAAAAACAAGGTTGCTGATTTTTTGACTCACCTCAGCACGTCActgcaaaagtttttttttttttctttttctggacACTTAAGTTGTCTCATCTTATTGAAGCCGATGCAAATAGTAAAGAGTCGCTAGTGGTGCATTAAATTACCAGTTTAGTTGAAAAaatgaataataatttaaaattttatctgcGTCATTTACTTTTTTTGTAGAAAATTATCTATAACTTTTTTTGGTATACTTTTACTAGTCTTGAGCTTTTGGCTCTCCTAGTGTTGTTATTTTTTTAAGAACCATGGTATTTTTATGTCCTCACACTATCCATGAGGGTAGTGCAGCGTATTACAATTTCTTTTCGTTGGTGAAGTATTATaccttttgtaaaaaaaatattacaaacttATAAAGAGTTTTGTAAATTTGAAGAATTAAACCTTACCCAACCAATGTAATACTAGAGTCTATAACTAGTatgctaataaaaatataatatatatatacatatatatatatattattgtcactcagtgatatgatttgtgatgtttatatttaataaatgtgataaatgatatattcaagtttttgacTTTTAAGGTTCAAGTATctgttttttaaaaatattattctcaATATTCTATGGGAATATTGGTTGAGCAtacataatatttatattaatcaTCACACAACAAGTTTAAGATACTTAAGCATGGATTGagcaattaaaaattaaatagagaTACAAATCAAATAGGAGTGTTATATAAAATGTtgcataaaattatataaaatgttataaaaaaaataatttatgttaaataaaattaaactCAATGGAACTTAGTGTAATATtagaattatattagtaaaaaaataaaagaacctTTTTTTTAAAATGAGGCCTAATGAGATTAAACCCTAGTTCTCAAGGCAATTCTCTTAAACACCTCTACCTTATTTTAGCCTCGGCCTCTTTACCAACTTGATAACCCACGACCCTTTCTCTTTTTCGTCAATCATTCTCTTAACTTTTCTGGTAGAGGCTTAGAAACCCATATTCTAAAGAAGATTGAGGTAAAACAAACCTAATTCTTTTCTGTTATGTTTAGGATTTTAATTTTACAAATTATATATTCACATTTTGGCTACTTTTGAGTCacctaaattttaaatttattattaatttttggatatattttggATGATTCTCTTATGGTTCTAATGCCTCTGGTATAATCTTAATATGAGATCAGTGTATAGAGTTTTGATTGTCTCAATTTGAGGTACTCATAATCTGTTTTTTGAGAAGGGGTTATATTTGAGCTAAATCAACCCTCTTACggatatatgatatattttcataggttatattcttttgatatattttaaaaggttTCCTTAGAGTTTTTGTAAGATTTAGAATTGAGTGTATACCATTTCTGTGTACCAAGATATGAGATTTATAAGTTCAAATAGTCCCAACCCAGTTTCGTAGAATAAAATAGGTGTTCATAGTTAAATTAGAAGGGTAGTTTAGCCTCCAAATGATATTATTTTAAACTAAAATTTGATGTGTATTTAGTTTATGTCTCCTaattttttacaaaattttataataatttaatattgttTGGTCAACTGTTTGTAAATTTTTTTCACAGAATCATTTATTTATATAATGAATTGTTAGAAAATTGGTGATGAAATTTAGATGAATTTTTAGGTTAAGTATAGTCTATTTTATAAGGGATTTTATAAATTTTtcctatgaattattataaatcaataattaaagATGTATGATTTTTAATTAAGGTATCTTATGACCCTATACTCCCAATTTGATAGGTGCATCACTCCCTACCACACTTGCTCATTAAGAAATATAGTTTTTCattgatatctttattttttagttcaatttgataagtataaatttaatttaCTATAAAATAGTGGTCATGTAAATAATTGTATGCATAATGAAAGGGTTGCAAGTGCGTCGACGCATTTGCGTGGCACTGACGCATTTGCCGAGCGACGCTACTCAGCATTTATGTCGGCATTAATGCAAATGTCGAGCAGCCCTTTCGTCGCTTGACAACTATGTCGATGCCAACGTAGTGAGCGACTCTTCCGTCACTCGGCAACTGTATCGACGCCGATGTAGTGAGTGGCCTTTCCGTTGCTCAACAATTGCGTTGATGTCAACGCAAATTTAGAGCAACAAAAGGGCCGCTCACTACATTGACATCAATGCAGTTCTCAAGCAACGAAACAATCGCTCACTATGTCGATGTCAATACAATTACTGAGCAATGAAAGGGCTGCTCACTGCGTCAACATCAACTTAGTTGCCAAGCGATGCCATTTTGCATCTGTGTCATTGCGAATGTAGATGTCAGGCTGCACTTTCATTGCCCAGTAACTGTGTCGATGCCGATGTAGTGAGCGACCCTATCGTTGCTTAATAACTGCATTGATACTAACGTAGTGAGCGACCCTTTTGTCGCTCGACAATTGCATTGACACTAACGTAGTGAGCTACTCTTTCGTTGCTTTATATCTGCATCAGTATTGACATAGTTGTCGAGTGGTGAAAGGACCACTTGACATCTGCATCGACGGGCCTTTCACCACTTAGCAATTACGTTGATGTTGACGCAAATGTAGAGCGACAAAAGAACCACTCGATAACTATATCGGTGTCGACGTAGTTGCCGAGCGACCTATATCTGCATCAACGTCAATACAGATGCCGAGCAGCCTTTTCATCGCTTGACAACTATGTCAACGCCGATAAATGACCCTCACATCTTGTTACCACTCTCTTCATCCATAATAGCCACCCGCAGCTCCC
This DNA window, taken from Musa acuminata AAA Group cultivar baxijiao chromosome BXJ3-7, Cavendish_Baxijiao_AAA, whole genome shotgun sequence, encodes the following:
- the LOC103990408 gene encoding E3 ubiquitin protein ligase RIN3 isoform X2; amino-acid sequence: MQFGYDLKVTNVAGAFLLLVVPPDISQVIIWSSWLIFLCFLKIFQSLARDRLERLNASPSVTPLKYFRVFSALLMVLSADFLWMKLCMIYISHSSSLFMLLFFEPLCIAFETFQAIMVHGFQLLEICQGHSNKSAADCSADSDIQKTAAGSLSEWKGILIRHCGFILDMFTLAMVLGHYLMTWWLHGMAFHLVDVVLFLNSRALLSAIMKRIKTYINLWKSLSSLDGALPDASYEELCAYDDDCAICRGPMARAKKLWCNHLFHLVCLRSWLDQGLTEMYSCPICWRPLFVSSPRGHTRSISGNGTDDLQLPEYLNLGMNLQTVPDHASPLGASPNHQQNASDTIWRVAASDSSWAPPLANQGMAGAGTSSSVRPVGYGGVQMMMRQLASVSENFAHGSLDNDAWTPWPSQHTSMPSLPSSSSLRMNRNATGLHIRNTSPSVNNMSELLAMVDIVREVLPHIPDELIVQNLLRTNNIDITVNNLMQ
- the LOC103990408 gene encoding E3 ubiquitin protein ligase RIN3 isoform X1, yielding MAVNYLCLSAFSTAVGLVGLQWWTVSSLDRMRSDGLFVGDGHGVSLESARRALELLLSSHVTVAMLVNFVINLYVLVVLLLKTLFFVRLNASETRKVLEGFVNYILYKGAFLLLVVPPDISQVIIWSSWLIFLCFLKIFQSLARDRLERLNASPSVTPLKYFRVFSALLMVLSADFLWMKLCMIYISHSSSLFMLLFFEPLCIAFETFQAIMVHGFQLLEICQGHSNKSAADCSADSDIQKTAAGSLSEWKGILIRHCGFILDMFTLAMVLGHYLMTWWLHGMAFHLVDVVLFLNSRALLSAIMKRIKTYINLWKSLSSLDGALPDASYEELCAYDDDCAICRGPMARAKKLWCNHLFHLVCLRSWLDQGLTEMYSCPICWRPLFVSSPRGHTRSISGNGTDDLQLPEYLNLGMNLQTVPDHASPLGASPNHQQNASDTIWRVAASDSSWAPPLANQGMAGAGTSSSVRPVGYGGVQMMMRQLASVSENFAHGSLDNDAWTPWPSQHTSMPSLPSSSSLRMNRNATGLHIRNTSPSVNNMSELLAMVDIVREVLPHIPDELIVQNLLRTNNIDITVNNLMQ